A section of the Actinomycetota bacterium genome encodes:
- the tatC gene encoding twin-arginine translocase subunit TatC — protein sequence MTTADSAATNEVRPAELTLGEHLAELRTRLLRVVIAVAAGAVVGWFVYEPVLAFVKQPYCNLPSAYRDAQGDCSLVFLRVLEPFGVRAKIALIVGLFLTAPVLFHQVWRFVVPGLTERERRYTLPFVVLSQLMFTLGAAFAYVVIPRGLGFLIGLGGEQVTTLLSVAEYVSFILTTAVAFGLVFEVPLVLVFLAAVGIVSSTQLRRFRPYALVLNAVVAALVTPTADAVTMLFMVAPMAALYEGSILAAWLIERSRRRRATAVAEGTTR from the coding sequence GTGACCACCGCCGACTCCGCCGCGACGAACGAGGTTCGCCCGGCCGAGCTGACGCTCGGCGAGCACCTGGCCGAGCTGCGGACGCGGCTGCTACGCGTGGTGATCGCTGTGGCTGCCGGGGCGGTGGTCGGCTGGTTCGTGTACGAGCCCGTCCTGGCGTTCGTCAAGCAGCCCTACTGCAACCTGCCCAGCGCCTACCGCGACGCCCAAGGCGACTGCTCGCTGGTCTTCCTCCGCGTCCTGGAACCGTTCGGGGTCCGGGCCAAGATCGCGCTGATCGTCGGGCTGTTCCTCACCGCTCCGGTGCTGTTCCACCAGGTGTGGCGCTTCGTGGTTCCGGGTCTGACCGAACGGGAACGGCGGTACACCCTCCCGTTCGTGGTGTTGAGCCAGCTGATGTTCACGCTCGGGGCCGCCTTCGCGTACGTGGTCATCCCGCGCGGTCTGGGCTTCCTGATCGGGCTGGGTGGGGAGCAGGTCACCACCCTGCTGTCTGTCGCCGAGTACGTGTCGTTCATCCTGACCACGGCGGTGGCGTTCGGCCTCGTGTTCGAGGTCCCGCTGGTCCTGGTCTTCCTGGCCGCGGTCGGGATCGTGTCGAGCACACAACTGCGTCGTTTCCGCCCGTACGCCCTGGTGTTGAACGCCGTCGTCGCCGCGCTGGTCACACCGACGGCCGACGCGGTCACGATGCTGTTCATGGTGGCGCCCATGGCAGCGTTGTACGAGGGCTCTATCCTGGCCGCCTGGCTGATCGAACGCAGCCGGCGACGGCGTGCGACGGCTGTGGCGGAGGGGACGACCAGATGA
- a CDS encoding DEAD/DEAH box helicase: MPQRFAEGYGFPLDPFQQRAVDALLAGRSALVAAPTGAGKTVVGEFACFHALAAGGRCFYTTPIKALSNQKYRDLAGRHGEDQVGLLTGDRSVNGDAPVVVMTTEVLRNMIYEDSVSLRTLRYVVLDEVHYLADRARGAVWEEVITQVPATVQLAALSATVSNAEEFGEWLSEVREGDCEVVIEERRPVPLRHHYYVNDRIHPTFVSTRKGKQGKEARERAAQALAGVPNPKLLMLERQARQSRGRRMGPPVRLRWPSRATVVTELADRGWLPAIVFVFSRTGCEKAVDELLRSGISLTTPHARRRIADIVEEAVAGIPDEDLQVLGYPTWLDALMHGVAAHHAGLVPAFKEAVETAFQQGLLDVVVATETLALGINMPAKSVVIERLEKWNGERHVLLTPGEYTQLTGRAGRRGIDPVGHAIVLHQRDIDFRTVAGLVGTRAYPLTSSFAPSYNMAVNLLRRHDLKRAERLLTASFAQFQTDHSLAGTARRVAELEDGMAGYRQHLHCSQGDWATYWSLRQELTERDKREARRRRAARREAVEARIARLNPGDVVHWPAAPGRGLAAVVGASITGRGTVLARVVTEDRQLVRLGPRDVDAPPERVAAIELPAAGNPRQPAFRAKVAALLDELAPPTSSAAPSDDGGAIGDDVRRLGRRLRDDPVHHCPDRAEHERWQLRYDELADEHHRLHRRLERESGSLVRQLHRILRVLTDLGYVDETPAPTPEGMRLAGIYADADLVVAECLRQRIFDGLAPAEIAGMCALFVYESRTDEPTVVRRWPSAALATAVDAAQAVFARIAEREVDAGLQPTRDLDPGFVGAAYRWATLADLDTAIGQLQLTGGDFVRNVKQVADLAGQVRDVSSGDLRGAASGAVDVLRRGVVEA; this comes from the coding sequence ATGCCGCAGCGTTTCGCCGAGGGGTACGGCTTCCCGCTCGATCCCTTCCAGCAGCGTGCCGTCGACGCGCTCCTGGCGGGGCGCTCCGCCCTGGTCGCCGCCCCGACCGGGGCCGGGAAGACGGTCGTCGGCGAGTTCGCCTGCTTCCACGCGTTGGCCGCCGGCGGGCGATGCTTCTACACCACCCCGATCAAGGCGCTGTCCAACCAGAAGTACCGGGACCTCGCCGGCCGCCACGGCGAGGACCAGGTGGGGCTGCTGACCGGGGACCGTTCCGTCAACGGCGACGCACCGGTGGTCGTGATGACCACGGAGGTGCTGCGCAACATGATCTACGAGGATTCCGTGTCGCTGCGCACGCTGCGCTACGTCGTCCTCGACGAGGTCCACTACCTGGCCGACCGTGCGCGCGGGGCGGTGTGGGAGGAGGTCATCACCCAGGTCCCCGCCACCGTGCAGCTGGCGGCGCTGTCGGCCACCGTCAGCAACGCAGAGGAGTTCGGTGAGTGGCTGTCCGAGGTCCGCGAGGGCGACTGCGAGGTCGTGATCGAGGAGCGTCGTCCCGTCCCGCTGCGCCACCACTACTACGTCAACGACCGCATCCACCCGACGTTCGTCTCGACCAGGAAGGGAAAGCAGGGCAAGGAGGCCCGGGAACGTGCCGCCCAGGCGCTGGCCGGGGTCCCCAACCCCAAGCTGTTGATGCTCGAACGGCAGGCACGCCAAAGCCGCGGACGCCGCATGGGTCCGCCGGTCCGGCTGCGTTGGCCGAGCCGCGCCACCGTGGTCACGGAGCTGGCCGATCGTGGGTGGCTCCCCGCCATCGTGTTCGTGTTCAGCCGGACGGGGTGCGAGAAGGCGGTCGACGAGCTGCTGCGCAGCGGCATCTCGCTGACCACCCCGCACGCACGTCGACGGATCGCGGACATCGTCGAGGAAGCGGTCGCGGGGATCCCCGACGAGGACCTGCAGGTCCTGGGCTACCCGACCTGGCTCGACGCTCTGATGCACGGCGTCGCGGCGCACCACGCTGGCCTGGTGCCCGCCTTCAAGGAAGCGGTGGAGACCGCCTTCCAGCAGGGCCTGCTCGACGTCGTCGTCGCCACCGAGACCCTCGCCCTGGGCATCAACATGCCGGCCAAGAGCGTCGTGATCGAGCGACTGGAGAAGTGGAACGGCGAGCGCCACGTGCTGCTGACCCCCGGCGAGTACACCCAGCTGACCGGCCGCGCCGGGCGCCGCGGCATCGACCCGGTCGGCCACGCGATCGTGCTGCATCAGCGCGACATCGATTTCCGCACCGTCGCCGGCCTGGTGGGGACCCGGGCCTACCCGCTGACGTCATCGTTCGCCCCGTCGTACAACATGGCGGTCAACCTCCTGCGCCGCCACGATCTCAAACGTGCCGAGCGGCTGCTGACCGCATCGTTCGCGCAGTTCCAGACGGACCATTCGCTGGCCGGGACCGCCCGACGGGTCGCCGAACTCGAGGACGGCATGGCCGGGTACCGCCAGCACCTGCACTGCTCCCAGGGCGACTGGGCGACGTACTGGTCCCTGCGGCAGGAGCTGACCGAGCGTGACAAGCGCGAGGCACGGCGCCGGCGAGCCGCCCGACGCGAAGCGGTCGAGGCCCGGATCGCCCGGCTCAACCCCGGCGACGTGGTGCACTGGCCGGCCGCGCCCGGCAGGGGGCTGGCCGCGGTCGTGGGCGCCTCCATCACCGGACGGGGCACGGTCCTGGCACGCGTGGTCACCGAGGACCGCCAACTGGTGCGCCTGGGCCCACGAGACGTCGACGCCCCGCCGGAGCGCGTCGCCGCCATCGAACTGCCAGCCGCCGGCAACCCCCGCCAGCCGGCCTTCCGCGCCAAGGTCGCGGCACTCCTCGACGAGCTGGCCCCACCGACCTCCTCCGCCGCCCCCAGCGACGATGGCGGCGCGATCGGCGACGACGTCCGCCGCCTCGGCCGTCGGCTGCGTGACGACCCCGTCCACCACTGTCCTGACCGGGCCGAGCACGAGCGCTGGCAGCTGCGCTACGACGAACTCGCCGACGAACACCACCGCCTGCACCGCCGTCTGGAACGTGAGTCGGGGTCGCTGGTCCGCCAGCTGCACCGGATCCTGCGGGTCCTGACCGATCTCGGCTACGTCGACGAGACACCGGCGCCGACCCCGGAGGGGATGCGGTTGGCGGGGATCTACGCCGACGCGGACCTGGTGGTCGCCGAGTGCCTGCGCCAGCGGATCTTCGACGGACTCGCCCCCGCTGAGATCGCGGGGATGTGCGCACTGTTCGTGTACGAGTCGCGGACCGACGAACCGACCGTCGTCCGACGCTGGCCCAGCGCCGCGCTCGCCACCGCCGTGGATGCGGCCCAGGCTGTGTTCGCGCGCATCGCCGAACGGGAGGTGGACGCCGGCCTGCAACCGACCCGCGACCTGGACCCCGGGTTCGTGGGTGCGGCCTACCGGTGGGCCACGCTGGCGGATCTGGATACGGCGATCGGCCAGCTGCAGCTGACCGGCGGGGACTTCGTGCGCAACGTCAAGCAGGTCGCCGACCTGGCCGGCCAGGTCCGCGACGTGAGTTCGGGGGACCTGCGTGGCGCCGCGTCAGGAGCCGTCGACGTGCTGCGCCGCGGCGTGGTGGAGGCGTAG
- a CDS encoding FAD-binding oxidoreductase: MEAALVDALAAVLPAERVSTDRHTLWLHAQDFWPRLVMARRRGEDLPLPAAVVSPASRDEVVAVLRWCHQQGVAVVPYGAGTGVCGGAAAVAGAITLDLKRMNAVTDVDEVSGTVTVQPGIIGQALEDHLADRGWTLGHYPSSNHCSTIGGFLAVRSAGQASSFYGKLEDMVVGLEVVLADGTVVRSRPVPSSAAGPDLARLFLGGEGTTGVITEATLRIWPRPATARYRGVLVNDVVAGLDAARALLRTGLRPTVFRLYDETDTAMVFGAQGLEVPPGCLIVVGVEGDADVVEFTSRHFLQLLTARGARDLGPDPGEHWRAHRYDISYRFAEYMRPGGAFGDAVMLDTMEVAALWSRLAEAYDQIRAALSVHADLVLAHVSHIYPEGASIYFTFGAAGQGDEEAVAARYDAAWDAGQTAALRTGATITHHHGVGRLRVPWLAEELGPGGLDVLQRVKRALDPIGILNPGTLGLTEERR; the protein is encoded by the coding sequence ATGGAAGCTGCGCTCGTCGACGCGTTGGCGGCGGTGCTCCCCGCCGAACGGGTCAGCACCGACCGCCACACCCTGTGGTTGCACGCCCAGGACTTCTGGCCCCGGCTGGTGATGGCCCGCCGCCGCGGCGAGGACCTGCCGCTCCCGGCCGCGGTGGTCTCACCGGCGTCCCGCGACGAGGTCGTGGCCGTGCTGCGCTGGTGCCACCAGCAGGGGGTCGCGGTCGTCCCCTACGGGGCGGGCACCGGCGTCTGCGGTGGCGCGGCCGCGGTCGCGGGTGCGATCACGCTCGACCTCAAAAGGATGAACGCCGTGACCGACGTCGATGAGGTCTCGGGCACGGTCACCGTCCAGCCGGGGATCATCGGCCAGGCCCTGGAGGACCACCTCGCCGACCGCGGCTGGACGCTGGGCCACTACCCATCGTCGAACCACTGCTCCACGATCGGCGGGTTCCTCGCGGTCCGCAGCGCCGGTCAGGCATCGTCGTTCTACGGCAAGCTCGAGGACATGGTCGTTGGTCTGGAGGTGGTCCTGGCCGACGGGACGGTCGTGCGGTCACGCCCCGTGCCGTCATCGGCGGCCGGGCCCGACCTCGCCCGGCTGTTTCTCGGCGGTGAGGGCACCACCGGGGTGATCACCGAGGCCACGCTGCGGATCTGGCCCCGCCCCGCCACGGCCCGCTACCGCGGTGTCCTCGTCAACGACGTCGTGGCCGGTCTCGACGCCGCGCGTGCCCTGCTGCGCACGGGCCTGCGACCGACCGTGTTCCGCCTCTACGACGAGACCGACACCGCCATGGTCTTCGGGGCTCAAGGGTTGGAGGTCCCGCCTGGTTGCCTGATCGTGGTGGGTGTGGAGGGCGACGCGGACGTCGTGGAGTTCACGTCGCGGCACTTCCTGCAGCTGCTGACGGCAAGGGGAGCCCGCGACCTGGGGCCGGACCCCGGCGAACACTGGCGCGCTCACCGCTACGACATCTCATACCGGTTCGCCGAGTACATGCGCCCCGGCGGTGCGTTCGGCGACGCGGTCATGCTCGACACGATGGAGGTCGCGGCGCTGTGGTCACGGCTCGCCGAGGCGTACGACCAGATCCGGGCCGCACTATCCGTCCACGCCGACCTTGTCCTGGCCCACGTTAGCCACATCTACCCCGAGGGCGCATCGATCTACTTCACGTTCGGTGCCGCAGGCCAGGGCGACGAGGAGGCGGTCGCCGCCCGCTACGACGCCGCCTGGGACGCAGGACAGACGGCCGCTCTTCGCACCGGGGCGACGATCACCCACCATCATGGCGTGGGGCGGCTGCGGGTTCCGTGGTTGGCTGAAGAACTCGGTCCCGGCGGACTGGACGTCCTCCAGCGCGTCAAGCGTGCGCTGGATCCGATCGGGATCTTGAACCCGGGCACGCTGGGGCTGACCGAGGAGCGGCGGTGA
- a CDS encoding (Fe-S)-binding protein, giving the protein MIEPLDAVADEAIHGSYCPKMCNFSCPVLTATGDERAAPWALHTVVAGLATGDRTADAAAYNDLYGCTGCHACRAACLYDLDVPAEVRAARAVAIAAGADPPAVAAAARHVRAGRSPYGDAPAALPVSRADADVAVIAGCRDEPATLQAIDQLLAAAGVAASWVRPSGCCGATPADLGDAATAGACGEQLAAHLRDAPPTVVATDPHCLPALRAVAGERTVRDVSSELADHAHRLRLRGLGAVTYHDPCVLARDEGVIQAPRTLLAAAGADVIEPPGAGRATACSGAGLALELVAPDAAGAVARRRTAQLSDDRPVVTACARARRLLAAAGLAVRDLFVVLADHVDAERGR; this is encoded by the coding sequence GTGATCGAACCGCTCGATGCCGTCGCCGACGAAGCCATCCACGGCAGCTACTGCCCGAAGATGTGCAACTTCTCGTGCCCGGTGCTGACCGCGACCGGAGACGAGCGGGCCGCGCCGTGGGCGCTGCACACGGTCGTCGCCGGGCTCGCGACCGGGGATCGCACCGCCGACGCCGCCGCGTACAACGACCTGTACGGGTGCACCGGATGCCATGCCTGCCGGGCCGCGTGCCTGTACGACCTCGATGTCCCCGCCGAGGTGCGTGCCGCCCGCGCCGTGGCCATCGCCGCCGGAGCCGACCCGCCGGCCGTCGCAGCCGCGGCGCGACACGTCCGTGCGGGACGGTCACCGTACGGCGACGCCCCTGCCGCCCTCCCTGTCAGCCGGGCCGACGCGGACGTCGCGGTGATCGCCGGTTGCCGCGACGAACCGGCCACGCTGCAGGCCATCGACCAGCTCCTGGCCGCCGCGGGTGTGGCCGCCAGCTGGGTGCGTCCGTCGGGGTGCTGCGGCGCGACGCCGGCGGATCTCGGCGACGCCGCCACCGCCGGCGCGTGCGGCGAGCAGCTGGCCGCGCACCTCCGCGACGCGCCACCCACCGTGGTGGCCACCGATCCGCACTGCCTGCCGGCGCTCCGCGCCGTCGCGGGGGAGCGCACTGTGCGCGACGTGTCCTCGGAGCTGGCTGACCATGCCCACCGCCTACGGCTGCGTGGGCTGGGTGCGGTGACCTACCACGACCCCTGCGTCCTGGCCCGCGACGAAGGCGTCATCCAGGCGCCGCGCACGCTCCTGGCCGCTGCCGGGGCCGACGTGATCGAGCCGCCCGGTGCCGGCCGGGCCACCGCGTGCAGCGGCGCAGGTCTGGCCCTCGAGCTGGTCGCCCCGGATGCGGCTGGGGCGGTGGCCCGCCGCCGCACGGCCCAGCTCAGCGACGACCGCCCGGTGGTGACCGCCTGCGCCCGGGCGCGGCGCCTGTTGGCCGCAGCCGGGCTCGCCGTCCGTGACCTGTTCGTCGTCCTCGCCGACCACGTCGATGCGGAGCGGGGGCGGTGA
- a CDS encoding diacylglycerol kinase family lipid kinase, with translation MSSPYGQMLLIANPVAGRGRDAVVPRLRQALAERGLDHRVVTTEGPGHAAALARQAVEEDGLRFVVAVGGDGTVHEVVNGLVDPQTGPRAPDVVFGVVPAGSGSDFVRTFGLDRSPERLARHLDGDQVYPIDVGRARLASRQGHERAVCFANIAEAGYGGVVVDRANRLPRFLGRGRYLVGIFAAIRRFDLQDIRVVLDHTEVTGRYSNVVVANCQFFGGNLKVAPRALPDDGRFNVQLFRGTPRDVFLLTPRIRKGEHLPHPQIQEYQSSRVQVHSATPLLVEADGEVLGTTDAVFDLLPRALALKI, from the coding sequence GTGAGCAGTCCCTACGGGCAGATGCTGCTGATCGCCAACCCGGTCGCGGGACGTGGCCGCGACGCGGTCGTGCCACGCCTGCGGCAAGCGCTGGCGGAACGGGGTCTGGACCACCGTGTGGTGACGACCGAGGGTCCCGGCCACGCCGCGGCCCTGGCCCGTCAGGCGGTCGAGGAAGACGGGCTGCGGTTCGTGGTGGCCGTCGGCGGCGACGGCACCGTGCACGAGGTCGTGAACGGGCTCGTCGACCCCCAGACCGGCCCGCGAGCCCCCGATGTGGTGTTCGGGGTGGTCCCGGCCGGGTCGGGGAGCGACTTCGTGCGGACCTTCGGCCTGGACCGCAGCCCCGAGCGTCTCGCCCGTCACCTGGATGGTGACCAGGTGTACCCCATCGACGTCGGCCGGGCGCGCCTGGCGAGCCGCCAGGGGCACGAACGTGCCGTGTGCTTCGCCAACATCGCCGAGGCCGGGTACGGCGGCGTGGTCGTTGACCGGGCCAACCGTCTGCCGCGGTTCCTGGGCCGGGGCCGCTACCTGGTGGGGATCTTCGCGGCGATCCGCCGGTTCGACCTCCAGGACATCCGCGTGGTGCTCGACCACACGGAGGTGACCGGTCGCTACTCCAACGTGGTGGTGGCCAACTGCCAGTTCTTCGGCGGGAACCTCAAGGTCGCCCCGCGGGCCCTGCCCGACGACGGGCGGTTCAACGTCCAGCTGTTCCGCGGAACCCCACGTGACGTGTTCCTGCTCACGCCGCGGATCCGCAAAGGCGAGCACCTCCCGCACCCGCAGATCCAGGAGTACCAGTCCTCACGCGTGCAGGTGCACAGCGCCACGCCCCTCCTGGTCGAGGCCGACGGCGAGGTCCTGGGCACGACCGACGCCGTGTTCGATCTGCTCCCGAGGGCGCTGGCGCTGAAGATCTGA
- a CDS encoding glycerol-3-phosphate dehydrogenase/oxidase, translated as MPPSGRPAGPVPPVEPLVDREDALDRAAGSPLDVLIIGGGITGAGIALDAASRGLTVALVERADLASGTSSKSSKLVHGGLRYLEQREFGLVHEAVRERNLLRQIAPHLVRPLGFAVPVADRTDRWLMRAGLTIYDAMAFGRNVRSHRALDIADLLTSVPGLVNGIGLGGFRYYDCQTDDARLTLAVVQTARRLGALVVNHAEAVGFLRFGDRVVGATIRDRLTGDELDVTARWVVSATGVWADRVRDMTREEERPLLTPSVGIHVTFPRQVVRVRDAALIPSGADDGRRIFVIPWGEQVIVGTTDERYDGALDAPTVSAPHAGYLLHAVNWSFGTNLTLADTLGAWAGLRPLLRGRGETAASADLSRRHAIFEEPPGLITVTGGKLTTFRKMAEDVVDRIVAAEGSKAECVTDRLPIGLRERVDDALAGLQEVCRILDVDPFLAGSLLHRHGNEAAAVAVFCVEHGESDRLLPHLPYLRGEVRWAAQRELARTLDDVLQRRLRVSLRDRAAGGDAARWAAQAFGEERGWNGEQCDAELRSYIAEVDRERGIVPVDKDWLDAPAEAGRTA; from the coding sequence ATGCCCCCCTCAGGCCGCCCCGCCGGCCCTGTTCCCCCGGTCGAGCCGCTGGTCGATCGCGAGGATGCGCTCGACCGCGCGGCCGGCAGTCCCCTGGACGTGCTGATCATCGGGGGCGGCATCACCGGTGCGGGGATCGCGTTGGACGCCGCCTCACGGGGGCTGACCGTGGCGTTGGTGGAGCGCGCCGACCTGGCGTCGGGAACCTCGTCGAAATCCTCGAAGCTGGTCCACGGCGGCTTGCGCTACCTCGAGCAACGCGAGTTCGGCCTGGTGCACGAAGCCGTCCGCGAACGCAACCTCCTGCGCCAGATCGCCCCGCACCTGGTCCGTCCGCTCGGGTTCGCCGTCCCCGTCGCCGACCGCACCGATCGGTGGCTGATGCGCGCGGGCCTGACCATCTACGACGCGATGGCCTTCGGCCGCAACGTCCGCAGCCACCGGGCACTGGACATCGCCGATCTGTTGACGTCCGTCCCCGGCCTTGTCAACGGCATCGGTCTGGGCGGGTTCCGCTACTACGACTGCCAGACCGACGACGCCCGCCTGACCCTGGCGGTCGTCCAGACCGCCCGGCGGCTCGGTGCGCTGGTCGTCAACCACGCCGAGGCGGTCGGGTTCCTGCGTTTCGGTGATCGCGTCGTCGGGGCGACCATCCGCGACCGGCTCACCGGCGACGAGCTCGACGTCACCGCCCGCTGGGTCGTCTCCGCGACCGGCGTGTGGGCCGATCGGGTCCGTGACATGACCCGGGAGGAGGAGCGGCCGCTGCTGACCCCGTCGGTGGGGATCCACGTCACGTTCCCTCGGCAGGTGGTGCGGGTCCGCGACGCGGCACTGATCCCGTCGGGCGCGGACGACGGTCGCCGGATCTTCGTGATCCCGTGGGGCGAGCAGGTCATCGTGGGGACCACCGACGAGCGCTACGACGGCGCCCTCGACGCGCCCACGGTGAGCGCCCCGCACGCCGGGTACCTGCTGCACGCGGTGAACTGGTCGTTCGGGACCAACCTCACGCTCGCGGACACGCTGGGGGCGTGGGCGGGCCTGCGGCCACTGCTCCGCGGCCGGGGCGAGACGGCCGCGTCGGCGGACCTGTCGCGGCGGCACGCGATCTTCGAGGAACCGCCGGGGCTGATCACGGTCACGGGAGGGAAGCTGACCACGTTCCGCAAGATGGCCGAGGACGTCGTCGATCGGATCGTCGCGGCCGAAGGATCCAAGGCTGAATGCGTCACCGACCGGCTCCCCATCGGTCTGCGCGAGCGCGTCGATGACGCCCTCGCGGGCCTGCAGGAGGTGTGCAGGATCCTCGACGTCGACCCCTTCTTGGCGGGATCCTTGCTGCACCGTCACGGCAACGAAGCCGCCGCGGTCGCGGTGTTCTGCGTCGAACACGGCGAGAGCGACCGGCTGCTCCCGCACCTGCCCTACCTGAGGGGCGAGGTGCGCTGGGCGGCGCAGCGCGAGCTCGCGCGCACCCTCGACGACGTCCTGCAGCGCCGACTGCGGGTATCCCTGCGCGATCGCGCCGCTGGCGGTGATGCGGCCCGGTGGGCGGCACAGGCGTTCGGCGAGGAGCGCGGCTGGAACGGCGAGCAGTGCGACGCGGAGCTGCGCTCGTACATCGCAGAGGTCGATCGCGAACGCGGGATCGTCCCGGTCGACAAGGACTGGCTCGATGCGCCCGCGGAGGCGGGTCGGACCGCCTGA
- a CDS encoding Xaa-Pro peptidase family protein, which yields MGGNQISDHAERLARARAVLRARGLDAFLAGPSADLFWLVGYRAPALERLTMLVVPAEGDATLVVPELEAPRAAASPAPDVADVVTWPESGDPVGEVRSSLVRAEVPGDAVLAVQDRLWSMFLLQLQDALPAARWRTGRDVSRDLRLRKTPAEVNLLRAAAAAIDRVHARVPHFVRPGRTEAQVGRDIAEAILEDHDQVNFVIVASGPNGASPHHEAGDRVLQDGDAIVVDIGGTRAGYCSDMTRDYVLGRIPDGYAELHGVLEEAQRAGVDAIRAGVAAEEIDHTCRSIIAAGGYGELFTHRTGHGIGVEEHEDPYLVAGNDEPLESGMAFSVEPGIYVPGRYGARIEDIVVVTESGAERLNRLDRGIVEVGG from the coding sequence ATGGGAGGTAATCAGATCAGCGACCACGCCGAGCGCCTGGCCCGCGCCCGTGCGGTCCTGCGCGCCCGTGGCCTCGACGCCTTCCTGGCAGGGCCATCCGCGGACCTGTTCTGGCTGGTCGGCTACCGCGCCCCGGCGCTGGAGCGGCTGACCATGCTGGTGGTCCCGGCCGAGGGTGACGCGACCCTGGTCGTCCCCGAACTGGAAGCGCCCCGCGCGGCAGCCAGCCCGGCGCCCGATGTCGCCGACGTGGTCACGTGGCCCGAGTCGGGCGACCCGGTCGGCGAGGTCCGCTCGTCGCTGGTGCGCGCCGAGGTCCCCGGCGACGCGGTGCTGGCCGTGCAGGACCGGTTGTGGAGCATGTTCCTGCTACAGCTGCAGGACGCGCTCCCCGCGGCACGGTGGCGGACAGGCAGGGACGTCAGCCGCGACCTCCGCCTGCGCAAGACTCCCGCAGAGGTGAACCTACTCCGCGCCGCAGCGGCCGCGATCGACCGGGTCCACGCGCGTGTGCCCCACTTCGTCCGTCCCGGCCGAACCGAGGCGCAGGTCGGGCGTGACATCGCCGAAGCGATCCTCGAGGACCACGACCAGGTCAACTTCGTGATCGTCGCGTCGGGGCCCAACGGCGCGAGCCCCCACCACGAGGCCGGAGACCGGGTGCTGCAGGACGGTGACGCGATCGTGGTCGACATCGGCGGAACCCGCGCCGGCTACTGCTCGGACATGACCCGCGACTACGTGCTGGGACGCATCCCCGACGGGTACGCGGAGCTGCATGGCGTCTTGGAGGAGGCCCAACGTGCCGGGGTCGACGCGATCCGAGCGGGCGTGGCGGCGGAGGAGATCGACCACACGTGCCGTTCGATCATCGCGGCGGGCGGGTACGGGGAGCTGTTCACCCACCGCACCGGCCACGGCATCGGCGTCGAGGAGCACGAGGATCCCTACCTGGTCGCCGGGAACGACGAGCCGCTCGAGTCGGGGATGGCCTTCTCGGTGGAGCCGGGGATCTACGTCCCCGGCCGGTACGGGGCGCGCATCGAGGACATCGTGGTCGTCACCGAGTCCGGGGCGGAGCGGCTGAACCGACTCGACCGCGGCATCGTCGAGGTGGGAGGGTGA
- a CDS encoding GNAT family N-acetyltransferase, with amino-acid sequence MQVRRARIEEIRPLAEAYRDESSQNTAPSDPPQPAGGIFWIAEEADGGEPLGYAGGTLRPGGLTIGPVYVRPAARRRGIGVQLLREVQRWAARTRIPVVEVSVAVDNDEGRAFLEARGYVPRRILFSPTPEARPDAPGAGADTR; translated from the coding sequence GTGCAGGTGCGGCGGGCCCGGATCGAGGAGATCCGTCCGCTGGCCGAGGCGTATCGCGACGAGTCGTCGCAGAACACCGCCCCGTCGGACCCCCCGCAACCTGCCGGGGGGATCTTCTGGATCGCCGAGGAGGCGGACGGCGGCGAACCACTCGGATACGCCGGTGGGACGCTCCGTCCGGGCGGGCTGACGATCGGCCCTGTCTACGTCCGGCCGGCCGCCCGCCGACGGGGGATCGGTGTGCAACTGCTCCGTGAAGTCCAGCGCTGGGCCGCACGCACCCGCATCCCCGTGGTGGAGGTTTCGGTCGCGGTCGACAACGACGAGGGACGCGCCTTCCTCGAGGCGCGTGGGTACGTGCCGCGACGGATCCTGTTCTCTCCCACGCCCGAAGCCCGCCCTGACGCACCAGGTGCCGGGGCAGACACGCGGTGA